GTATGTTCACACAATTCGACCAGATCCAAACTCAAATAGAAATTGCGACTACATCAGATATGCAGACCGAAATTGACATAAGAGAAGAGAtggaaaatgattttatttctcTTATTGCAACTGCTCAGAAAATTATTGATAAGATAGCCGAAAGATCTGATTTCGCCAGCGTAAAGTCTGAAGTTCAAAGCAACTGTGGTCATGACAATACATGCAACGGTTTAAATTTTCGTTTGCCAGTGATTAAAATCGCTAGTTTCGATGGTTCGTATTTTAAGTGGCTCGAATTCAGAGACACATTTGATTCACTCATTCACAGTTCCGACAACATCAAGCCGATTCACAAATTTCACTATTTAAACTCTTATTTGGACGGTGAAGCGGCTCAGGTGATTAGCAACTTAGAAGTGTCGGACAGTAATTACGCTGAGGCCTGGCGTCTTCTCTGCGAGAGATATGACAATAAAAAACAGCTGATTAGCAACCATTTAAACTCTTTGTTTAACTTGCAACAGATTGGTCGCGAATCGGCAAAGTCCCTGCGTTATTTAGTGGATCATGTGTCCAAAAACCTACGGGCTTTAAATACGTTGGCCCAGCCCACTGATAAGTGGGACACGCTTCTTATACATATGGTCGCGAGTAAACTTGATAGTAATACGAGTTTAAAATGGGAGGAATATAAAAGTAATTCATTTTCAAATGACGATATGCCGTCATTGGCCGATTTTAATCGCTTTTTAAAGGGACGTGCTGACGTTTTGGAATCGGTTCAGCGTAATAAATCTGATAAGCCCatcactaataataataataaacgcgAACCGGCTGCCTCGCCTCATAATAAACGCGAGAAGTCTAGCACCAAATGTTTTGCGGTTTCAGCCACTCCTGCTGCTTCGGCCTCGGCCTCTCCTCCTGCCTGTGTGTTCTGCAGCGGCGAGCACCGGATTTACGATTGCTCGTCATTCCTGTCCCTGCCAGTTGAAGACCGGATCTCCGGAGCGTCAAGGTTACGCCTTTGTCTCAACTGTTTGCGGAAGGGGCACACTTCTCATCGCTGCAGAGTAGCTCCGTGTCACACTTGTAAGAAGCGCCATAATACTTTGTTGCATAGGGAGACTCCTCAGGTTGCCGCTGCGCCCGTAGATGCGCCTCCGCCGCGTTCGGAGCCCGAGCTCGGGCTGTCGTCGAATATGACCGTGTCGCGCTCAGATCAAATACTTTTACCTACCGCGTATATTGACATATATAGCCCGGCTATTAATGATTATGTAACAGCGCGCGCGTTTTTAGATTGCGGAAGTATGACTTCTGTTGTGACAACCAATTATAAACAGAAATTGCAACTCGCACCGCTGCCCAGTAATACAAAGCTGTTCGGATTATCTGACGTTCCTATATCCAGTAATCCCGAGCGTTGTTTTGTGCAAATTCGGTCTAAACATGATAAAAATGCTAAATTCGATATCGCATGTTTAGCACTGCCTGTGATTAATAGCACTTTGCCACTAAAGCATATCGATGTGTCGGGCATCAAGTGGCCATGTAATAAAAAACTCGCCGATCCTAATTTTAATCAGCCCGGACCTGTAGATATTTTGCTTGGCGGTGACGTTTTCTGGAATTTGGTTGGAGGCGAGCAAATTGATTTAGGGCACGATACGCTTGTTTTGCGCAAATCAAAACTAGGTTGGTTAGTGGTCAGTAAATACAATGCATTTTCAATGTCTAACGAAAGGTCGTTCAATTCTTTTTTACAATGCAATCACTTGTACACAAGTGATAATCTCGACGACTCGCTTACTAAATTCTGGCAGCTGGAGCAAGTGCTCCAACCTAGTCAACCGTTTACCGATTTGGAGGCGGAATGTGAGCAACATTTTGTCACTCACACTTATCGTGACGATAACGGTAGGTTTCACGTGCGTCTGCCATTAATTACGGAACCCGATTGTTTAGGGGACTCATATCGCTTTGCTAAAAAACGGTTCTTTGCATTAGAGAAACGATTTAAACGCAACCCTGAGTTGAAATCGGCTTACGAGCAATTCATAAATGAATATGCCGAGTTAGGCCATCTCTCTGTGTCCGATTCTGACATTCCGGATCCTTCCTTTTTTGTGTCACATCATTGTGTGCAAAAGCCCTCCAGCGAATCTACGAAGTTAAGGGTCGTATTCAATGGTAGTGCCCCCACCACGTCTGGCTATTCTATAAATGACCTGCAGATGGTTGGGCCAACGATTCAAGACTCGCTGTTTAATATCCTCCTGAGGTTTCGTACATACAAATATGTTTTAACTGGGGATGTCGCTAAGATGTATCGGCAGGTCCTGGTTCAGGAATGCGACCGCGATTTACAATTAATTCTTTGGCGCTCCAATGAGAACGAACCTTTAAAGACTTTAAGGCTTAACACGGTCACTTACGGATTTTCAAGTGCTAGTTTTTTGAGCACACGCTGTTTGTGGCAGTTGGGCGAGGAATGTGCagatgaaaaaattaaaactatcatCCAAAATGATTTTTTAGTGGATGATTTATTAACAGGGTCAGACACAGAGGAGGAATTACGTTCTATTAAAGAGTCGGTTGAGCGTGCGCTAGCAGCTGGTTGTTTTCCCCTGCGCAAATATCGCTCAAATTTACCGTCAATTTTGCATGACTCACAAAACGATAGTGTAGGTATAAACAAAGGTAGCTTGATCATTAGCTCGTCGTCGCACACGCTAGGAGTGGGCTGGGACTCTGAGGCAGATATCATTCATTTTCCTACTCAATATTCTGCCAAGGACGGCCACCCTACGAAACGTTCAATTTTATCGGATTCGTGTAAAATATTTGATCCCTTAGGCCTCCTGTGTTTGCTGACGATtatacctaaagttttaattcaaaaattatGGATTGAAAAAATCGACTGGGATATTCCCGTGCCGAGTTACATAAACGAGTCTTGGCAGGACTTTATAAACGGGTTAGCGTCTTTAACTTCGCTCCAAATACCTCGTCATGTTATTTGCGACTCGCCGACGCATATCGAGATGCACGTATTTTGTGATGCAAGCTCAGTTGCATACGCGGcctgtatttatttaaagtccACTAATGAGAAGGGCGATGTTGTAGTCAGGTTGCTGTGCGCCAAGGCCAAGGTCGCGCCGGTCCAGGCTACGACTATTCCTCGATTGGAATTATGTGCTTGCCTTCTAGGCGCGCAGCTCGCGTCAGCTGTTTCTAAAACGTTGCGCTGCCAGATTGCGCAGAAATTTTATTGGACTGACTCGTCAATTGTGATCGCATGGCTTAAAACTaatcaaacaaaattaaaaacgttTGTTGCCAATCGCGTGGCTCATATTTTAGAACTCACCGATGGCAGTGAGTATCGTCACGTTCCAACCGCTTTAAATCCGGCTGACTACCCATCTAGAGGGGTCGAAGCGCGTCGCTTATCTGATTTGCACATGTGGTGGAACGGGCCATCTTTCTTGCACGAGCCACAGAATAACTGGCCTCAGTTTTCTTCAAACTCGGAGCTCGATTTACCCGAGCTAAAGGTTAACGTCGCGATCACTAACGATTCCCAAAAAACTGACTTTATTGATTTCGATCGATACTCGAAACTCAAACTTTTACAACGTGCGGTAGCTTATATGCTTAGGTTTGCGCATAACTGCCGTGTTTCATCTAATAAAACTACCGGTGTGCTACAACCTGAGGAGCTCGaggtttcttttaaaaaattagTCGCTATGTCACAGCAGGCTAGTTTTCCTCACGAATTGAAATTGTTGCGTGACAAGCAACCTTTAGGCCCTAAAAACCCTATTTTATCGTTGAACCCATTTTACGATGATGACGACAAGCTTCTCAGAGTTGGTGGACGTCTGTCCTCGTCGTTTTATCCATTTGACAAACGCCACCCAATGCTCTTACATGCCAAACATAGTTTGACTAGATTGTTGTTTCAACAGGAACATATCCGTCTCCTGCATGCTCCTCCTCAGCTGCTTCTAGCCGCCATTCGCGAGTCTGTATGGGCCGTATCGGGGCGCACACTTGCGCGCACCGTATCGCAACAATGCGTCACCTGTCGCCGCGCAGCTGGCAACACTTCTGCTCCCTTGATGGGCGCTCTGCCTTCTCAGCGCGTAACGCCTGATTTTCCCTTTATTAGTGTCGGCGTAGACTTCGCAGGTCCGTTTATGATTACGGACAGGCATGGCAGAGGTTGCAAAATAACAAAGTGCTATTTAGCTATATTTGTTTGTTTCCGGTACAAATGTTTGCATTTAGAGGCAGTAAGCACGCTGTCGACGGATTCTTTCATTCTTTCGCTGCGACGTTTTATCTCTCGCAGAGGGCGACCTCGCGAGATCTTCTGCGATAATGGACGTAATTTTTTAGGAGCGGCCAAGGAAATTAGCGATTACCTTACTTCAAACTCAGACACGGTTTGCAATTTTGCAGCAAATGAGggaatacaatttaaatttcaaCCGGCATATGCTCCTCACTTTGGTGGTTTGTGGGAAGCAGGAGTCAAATCGGCAAAATTTCACCTCAATCGTATATTAGGTAACGCTCATTTAACATATGAGGAATTGGCAACTCTCTTTAGTCAGGTGGAGTCCATCCTGAATAGTCGTCCCTTGTGTCCTTTGTCGTCCTCTCCAAACGATTTCCAACCCTTAACCCCAGGTCACTTCATCATCGGCCGCGCGCTCACTTCGTTGCCGTCGCCCCACCTCGCGGATATAAACCCAAACCGTTTAGATAGGTTTCAGAGGCTCGAGGCATTAAGACAGCACTTCTGGCGGCGCTGGCAAATGGAATACGTCTGCGAGCTCCAGCAACGGACGAAATGGCGTGTTCCAGGACGAGCTCTTCAACTGGGTGACCTGGTCCTAATCAAGGAAGAGAATACTCTTCCACTGCACTGGCGGCTTGGACGAGTCGCCAAATTGTTTCCTGGCGCTGACGGGATTTCGCGAGTAGCTGAAGTTGCTACTGTAACGGGCACCTATAAACGAGGTGTGAAGTACCTCTGCCCTCTGCTGGACGAGACCCATGAAGCCTTGAAGGCTGACGCCTCCAAGGGCCCCCAGGATGTTTCGGCTCCTACCACCGAAGGGGAAGCGGGGACCGTACACCGCTAAACCTGTTGACCACTGCCGCGCCCCGCCGCCTCTACTTACATGCCTAGCCAACCATTAGGCTCTGAGATACACGCTCATGTGCGCGTCATAcacgcaaatattttttatatacatacacTTAATCTTAAGTACCTTTGTGGAACCTGAATTAGAAGCTTTTTTAAGTATCtgcgatttttatttaatactcaAGACTCCAAGCTTGAACAATGAgtattacctattattattatttattttacccgagcgtggccgggttttcatctagtaGTTTATTAATCGAAAAATAATGGTATT
The sequence above is a segment of the Cydia fagiglandana chromosome 9, ilCydFagi1.1, whole genome shotgun sequence genome. Coding sequences within it:
- the LOC134667538 gene encoding uncharacterized protein LOC134667538, translating into MVGPTIQDSLFNILLRFRTYKYVLTGDVAKMYRQVLVQECDRDLQLILWRSNENEPLKTLRLNTVTYGFSSASFLSTRCLWQLGEECADEKIKTIIQNDFLVDDLLTGSDTEEELRSIKESVERALAAGCFPLRKYRSNLPSILHDSQNDSVGINKGSLIISSSSHTLGVGWDSEADIIHFPTQYSAKDGHPTKRSILSDSCKIFDPLGLLCLLTIIPKVLIQKLWIEKIDWDIPVPSYINESWQDFINGLASLTSLQIPRHVICDSPTHIEMHVFCDASSVAYAACIYLKSTNEKGDVVVRLLCAKAKVAPVQATTIPRLELCACLLGAQLASAVSKTLRCQIAQKFYWTDSSIVIAWLKTNQTKLKTFVANRVAHILELTDGSEYRHVPTALNPADYPSRGVEARRLSDLHMWWNGPSFLHEPQNNWPQFSSNSELDLPELKVNVAITNDSQKTDFIDFDRYSKLKLLQRAVAYMLRFAHNCRVSSNKTTGVLQPEELEVSFKKLVAMSQQASFPHELKLLRDKQPLGPKNPILSLNPFYDDDDKLLRVGGRLSSSFYPFDKRHPMLLHAKHSLTRLLFQQEHIRLLHAPPQLLLAAIRESVWAVSGRTLARTVSQQCVTCRRAAGNTSAPLMGALPSQRVTPDFPFISVGVDFAGPFMITDRHGRGCKITKCYLAIFVCFRYKCLHLEAVSTLSTDSFILSLRRFISRRGRPREIFCDNGRNFLGAAKEISDYLTSNSDTVCNFAANEGIQFKFQPAYAPHFGGLWEAGVKSAKFHLNRILGNAHLTYEELATLFSQVESILNSRPLCPLSSSPNDFQPLTPGHFIIGRALTSLPSPHLADINPNRLDRFQRLEALRQHFWRRWQMEYVCELQQRTKWRVPGRALQLGDLVLIKEENTLPLHWRLGRVAKLFPGADGISRVAEVATVTGTYKRGVKYLCPLLDETHEALKADASKGPQDVSAPTTEGEAGTVHR